The following proteins are encoded in a genomic region of Vigna radiata var. radiata cultivar VC1973A unplaced genomic scaffold, Vradiata_ver6 scaffold_7, whole genome shotgun sequence:
- the LOC106753955 gene encoding transcription factor IIIB 90 kDa subunit isoform X1, protein MVYCSHCAKNVAGERMDDGFLCCVICGKVLEDYFFTEEPTFVKNTAGQSKLSGNYVRTVQSEFSESRQRTLDRAHEEIKFLSSGLGVQDEHMADQALAFYKLALGENFTRGRKSELVQAACLYIAFRDNNKPYLLIDFSNYLRIDVYALGSVFLQLCEVLKLGEHPIVQRPIDPSLFIHRYTKNLIKRGSKAVSDTALSLVASMKRDWMQTGRKPSGLCGAALYISAFAHGIKCSKPDIDRSSRQVIGTGFLQQFLNNCQVTQLKCQLPCLLRLRQLSLPIQLPFEKLRIVHVCEQTLTKRLVEFENTKCSSLTVEELDTLAKEQEKNPTAMPEGELKGVSKDLLCEHKDSGASHFALGLCEECYKDLDMLSGGLGGGSDPPAFQRAEREREKRALLKESVDEACDLANASNDQFKSHREDLPVPEGIGANVAHESVKDGECDDSFREDESETLSDIDDEEVDLYIHDEKGRQIKKILWEEANREYLEEQAAKEAIAEANKKVFEANFENCSEDLLAARELAASASEAVAKSRKEMKQRRANEAKSMGPAQSAAEAFGQMSNKKRQLQSLKSKVNFDRLGELFNELEKTDDPKKEKKARFDPPLDNHDNLQSFEHKNDDEMGSVDEFEDDTGEMIKSGLSTDNIADTYFPEDDEYGYNDHDY, encoded by the exons ATGGTGTACTGCAGTCACTGTGCCAAAAATGTAGCTGGGGAGAGAATGGATGACGGTTTCTT ATGTTGCGTAATCTGTGGGAAGGTGTTGGAAGATTACTTTTTTACTGAGGAGCCTACATTTGTCAAGAATACGGCAGGGCAG AGTAAATTATCAGGTAATTATGTAAGAACAGTTCAAAGCGAGTTCTCCGAGTCACGACAAAGGACTTTAGATAGAG CTCATGAAGAGATTAAATTTCTAAGTTCTGGCCTTGGAGTTCAGGATGAACATATGGCCGACCAAGCACTTGCCTTTTATAAA CTGGCGCTTGGGGAAAACTTCACTCGTGGACGTAAATCAGAGCTAGTACAGGCTGCTTGTCTCTATATTGCATTTCG GGACAACAACAAGCCGTACCTTCttattgatttttcaaattatttaagaatagATGT TTATGCTCTAGGATCAGTTTTCTTGCAGCTTTGTGAAGTGCTGAAGCTTGGAGAGCACCCAATTGTTCAAAGGCCTATTGATCCTAGTCTTTTTATTCATAGATATACTAAAA ATTTGATTAAGCGAGGGAGTAAGGCGGTCTCTGATACTGCTCTGAGCCTTGTTGCAAGTATGAAACGAGACTGGATGCAG ACAGGGAGGAAACCTAGTGGTTTATGTGGTGCGGCATTATACATTTCTGCTTTTGCACATGGAATTAAATGCTCCAAACCCGATATT GACCGGAGTTCGAGACAGGTGATTGGCACcggat TTCTCCAGCAGTTTCTCAACAACTGCCAAGTGACTCAATTGAAGTGCCAACTACCTTGTCTCCTCCGACTCCGACAACTGAGTCTACCCATCCAATTGCCCTTCGAAAAG CTTAGAATCGTCCATGTATGTGAACAAACATTGACCAAACGATTGGTTGAATTTGAGAATACGAAATGTTCTAGCTTGACA GTTGAGGAGTTGGATACATTGGCAAAGGAGCAAGAAAAAAATCCAACAGCAATGCCAGAAGGTGAATTGAAAGGGGTTTCGAAAGATCTACTATGTGAGCACAAGGACAGCGGGGCTTCCCATTTTGCACTTGGATTGTGTGAAGAATGCTATAAGGAC TTAGATATGCTCTCTGGTGGACTTGGTGGTGGTTCGGATCCTCCTGCATTCCAACGTGCTGAGagggaaagagagaaaagggcACTTCTCAAAGAGAGTGTTGATGAAGCATGTGAT TTGGCGAATGCATCAAATGATCAGTTTAAGAGCCATAGAGAAGATTTGCCTGTGCCAGAAGGTATTG GGGCCAATGTTGCGCATGAGTCCGTTAAAGATGGTGAATGTGATGATTCATTTAGAGAAGATGAATCTGAAACTTTATCTGATattgatgatgaagaagttgaTTTATACATTCATGATGAGAAGGGGAGGCAGATCAAGAAGATACTATGGGAAGAAGCAAATCGGGAGTATCTTGAG GAGCAGGCAGCCAAGGAAGCAATTGCAGAAGCTAACAAGAAAGTTTTTGaggcaaattttgaaaactgtTCAGAGGATTTACTTGCAGCAAGAGAGCTCGCTGCATCTGCTTCTGAAGCTGTGGCAAAATCCAGAAAG GAAATGAAACAGAGACGAGCCAATGAGGCAAAAAGTATGGGGCCAGCTCAATCTGCTGCAGAGGCCTTCGGCCAAATGTCTAATAAAAAAAGG CAATTGCAGAGTCTGAAATCTAAAGTCAATTTTGATCGCCTGGGTGAATTATTTAATGAACTG GAAAAAACGGATGATcccaagaaagaaaagaaagcacgATTTGATCCGCCCCTAGATAATCATGACAACTTACAGTCATTTGAGCACAAAAATGACGATGAGATGGGATCAGTGGATGAATTTGAAGATGATACGGGGGAGATGATTAAAAGTGGGTTGTCTACTGATAATATTGCAGATACATATTTTCCTGAGGACGATGAGTACGGCTATAACGATCATGATTATTAA
- the LOC106753955 gene encoding transcription factor IIIB 60 kDa subunit isoform X3 gives MVYCSHCAKNVAGERMDDGFLCCVICGKVLEDYFFTEEPTFVKNTAGQSKLSGNYVRTVQSEFSESRQRTLDRAHEEIKFLSSGLGVQDEHMADQALAFYKLALGENFTRGRKSELVQAACLYIAFRDNNKPYLLIDFSNYLRIDVYALGSVFLQLCEVLKLGEHPIVQRPIDPSLFIHRYTKNLIKRGSKAVSDTALSLVASMKRDWMQTGRKPSGLCGAALYISAFAHGIKCSKPDILRIVHVCEQTLTKRLVEFENTKCSSLTVEELDTLAKEQEKNPTAMPEGELKGVSKDLLCEHKDSGASHFALGLCEECYKDLDMLSGGLGGGSDPPAFQRAEREREKRALLKESVDEACDLANASNDQFKSHREDLPVPEGIGANVAHESVKDGECDDSFREDESETLSDIDDEEVDLYIHDEKGRQIKKILWEEANREYLEEQAAKEAIAEANKKVFEANFENCSEDLLAARELAASASEAVAKSRKEMKQRRANEAKSMGPAQSAAEAFGQMSNKKRQLQSLKSKVNFDRLGELFNELEKTDDPKKEKKARFDPPLDNHDNLQSFEHKNDDEMGSVDEFEDDTGEMIKSGLSTDNIADTYFPEDDEYGYNDHDY, from the exons ATGGTGTACTGCAGTCACTGTGCCAAAAATGTAGCTGGGGAGAGAATGGATGACGGTTTCTT ATGTTGCGTAATCTGTGGGAAGGTGTTGGAAGATTACTTTTTTACTGAGGAGCCTACATTTGTCAAGAATACGGCAGGGCAG AGTAAATTATCAGGTAATTATGTAAGAACAGTTCAAAGCGAGTTCTCCGAGTCACGACAAAGGACTTTAGATAGAG CTCATGAAGAGATTAAATTTCTAAGTTCTGGCCTTGGAGTTCAGGATGAACATATGGCCGACCAAGCACTTGCCTTTTATAAA CTGGCGCTTGGGGAAAACTTCACTCGTGGACGTAAATCAGAGCTAGTACAGGCTGCTTGTCTCTATATTGCATTTCG GGACAACAACAAGCCGTACCTTCttattgatttttcaaattatttaagaatagATGT TTATGCTCTAGGATCAGTTTTCTTGCAGCTTTGTGAAGTGCTGAAGCTTGGAGAGCACCCAATTGTTCAAAGGCCTATTGATCCTAGTCTTTTTATTCATAGATATACTAAAA ATTTGATTAAGCGAGGGAGTAAGGCGGTCTCTGATACTGCTCTGAGCCTTGTTGCAAGTATGAAACGAGACTGGATGCAG ACAGGGAGGAAACCTAGTGGTTTATGTGGTGCGGCATTATACATTTCTGCTTTTGCACATGGAATTAAATGCTCCAAACCCGATATT CTTAGAATCGTCCATGTATGTGAACAAACATTGACCAAACGATTGGTTGAATTTGAGAATACGAAATGTTCTAGCTTGACA GTTGAGGAGTTGGATACATTGGCAAAGGAGCAAGAAAAAAATCCAACAGCAATGCCAGAAGGTGAATTGAAAGGGGTTTCGAAAGATCTACTATGTGAGCACAAGGACAGCGGGGCTTCCCATTTTGCACTTGGATTGTGTGAAGAATGCTATAAGGAC TTAGATATGCTCTCTGGTGGACTTGGTGGTGGTTCGGATCCTCCTGCATTCCAACGTGCTGAGagggaaagagagaaaagggcACTTCTCAAAGAGAGTGTTGATGAAGCATGTGAT TTGGCGAATGCATCAAATGATCAGTTTAAGAGCCATAGAGAAGATTTGCCTGTGCCAGAAGGTATTG GGGCCAATGTTGCGCATGAGTCCGTTAAAGATGGTGAATGTGATGATTCATTTAGAGAAGATGAATCTGAAACTTTATCTGATattgatgatgaagaagttgaTTTATACATTCATGATGAGAAGGGGAGGCAGATCAAGAAGATACTATGGGAAGAAGCAAATCGGGAGTATCTTGAG GAGCAGGCAGCCAAGGAAGCAATTGCAGAAGCTAACAAGAAAGTTTTTGaggcaaattttgaaaactgtTCAGAGGATTTACTTGCAGCAAGAGAGCTCGCTGCATCTGCTTCTGAAGCTGTGGCAAAATCCAGAAAG GAAATGAAACAGAGACGAGCCAATGAGGCAAAAAGTATGGGGCCAGCTCAATCTGCTGCAGAGGCCTTCGGCCAAATGTCTAATAAAAAAAGG CAATTGCAGAGTCTGAAATCTAAAGTCAATTTTGATCGCCTGGGTGAATTATTTAATGAACTG GAAAAAACGGATGATcccaagaaagaaaagaaagcacgATTTGATCCGCCCCTAGATAATCATGACAACTTACAGTCATTTGAGCACAAAAATGACGATGAGATGGGATCAGTGGATGAATTTGAAGATGATACGGGGGAGATGATTAAAAGTGGGTTGTCTACTGATAATATTGCAGATACATATTTTCCTGAGGACGATGAGTACGGCTATAACGATCATGATTATTAA
- the LOC106753955 gene encoding transcription factor IIIB 60 kDa subunit isoform X4, translated as MVYCSHCAKNVAGERMDDGFLCCVICGKVLEDYFFTEEPTFVKNTAGQSKLSGNYVRTVQSEFSESRQRTLDRAHEEIKFLSSGLGVQDEHMADQALAFYKLALGENFTRGRKSELVQAACLYIAFRDNNKPYLLIDFSNYLRIDVYALGSVFLQLCEVLKLGEHPIVQRPIDPSLFIHRYTKNLIKRGSKAVSDTALSLVASMKRDWMQLRIVHVCEQTLTKRLVEFENTKCSSLTVEELDTLAKEQEKNPTAMPEGELKGVSKDLLCEHKDSGASHFALGLCEECYKDLDMLSGGLGGGSDPPAFQRAEREREKRALLKESVDEACDLANASNDQFKSHREDLPVPEGIGANVAHESVKDGECDDSFREDESETLSDIDDEEVDLYIHDEKGRQIKKILWEEANREYLEEQAAKEAIAEANKKVFEANFENCSEDLLAARELAASASEAVAKSRKEMKQRRANEAKSMGPAQSAAEAFGQMSNKKRQLQSLKSKVNFDRLGELFNELEKTDDPKKEKKARFDPPLDNHDNLQSFEHKNDDEMGSVDEFEDDTGEMIKSGLSTDNIADTYFPEDDEYGYNDHDY; from the exons ATGGTGTACTGCAGTCACTGTGCCAAAAATGTAGCTGGGGAGAGAATGGATGACGGTTTCTT ATGTTGCGTAATCTGTGGGAAGGTGTTGGAAGATTACTTTTTTACTGAGGAGCCTACATTTGTCAAGAATACGGCAGGGCAG AGTAAATTATCAGGTAATTATGTAAGAACAGTTCAAAGCGAGTTCTCCGAGTCACGACAAAGGACTTTAGATAGAG CTCATGAAGAGATTAAATTTCTAAGTTCTGGCCTTGGAGTTCAGGATGAACATATGGCCGACCAAGCACTTGCCTTTTATAAA CTGGCGCTTGGGGAAAACTTCACTCGTGGACGTAAATCAGAGCTAGTACAGGCTGCTTGTCTCTATATTGCATTTCG GGACAACAACAAGCCGTACCTTCttattgatttttcaaattatttaagaatagATGT TTATGCTCTAGGATCAGTTTTCTTGCAGCTTTGTGAAGTGCTGAAGCTTGGAGAGCACCCAATTGTTCAAAGGCCTATTGATCCTAGTCTTTTTATTCATAGATATACTAAAA ATTTGATTAAGCGAGGGAGTAAGGCGGTCTCTGATACTGCTCTGAGCCTTGTTGCAAGTATGAAACGAGACTGGATGCAG CTTAGAATCGTCCATGTATGTGAACAAACATTGACCAAACGATTGGTTGAATTTGAGAATACGAAATGTTCTAGCTTGACA GTTGAGGAGTTGGATACATTGGCAAAGGAGCAAGAAAAAAATCCAACAGCAATGCCAGAAGGTGAATTGAAAGGGGTTTCGAAAGATCTACTATGTGAGCACAAGGACAGCGGGGCTTCCCATTTTGCACTTGGATTGTGTGAAGAATGCTATAAGGAC TTAGATATGCTCTCTGGTGGACTTGGTGGTGGTTCGGATCCTCCTGCATTCCAACGTGCTGAGagggaaagagagaaaagggcACTTCTCAAAGAGAGTGTTGATGAAGCATGTGAT TTGGCGAATGCATCAAATGATCAGTTTAAGAGCCATAGAGAAGATTTGCCTGTGCCAGAAGGTATTG GGGCCAATGTTGCGCATGAGTCCGTTAAAGATGGTGAATGTGATGATTCATTTAGAGAAGATGAATCTGAAACTTTATCTGATattgatgatgaagaagttgaTTTATACATTCATGATGAGAAGGGGAGGCAGATCAAGAAGATACTATGGGAAGAAGCAAATCGGGAGTATCTTGAG GAGCAGGCAGCCAAGGAAGCAATTGCAGAAGCTAACAAGAAAGTTTTTGaggcaaattttgaaaactgtTCAGAGGATTTACTTGCAGCAAGAGAGCTCGCTGCATCTGCTTCTGAAGCTGTGGCAAAATCCAGAAAG GAAATGAAACAGAGACGAGCCAATGAGGCAAAAAGTATGGGGCCAGCTCAATCTGCTGCAGAGGCCTTCGGCCAAATGTCTAATAAAAAAAGG CAATTGCAGAGTCTGAAATCTAAAGTCAATTTTGATCGCCTGGGTGAATTATTTAATGAACTG GAAAAAACGGATGATcccaagaaagaaaagaaagcacgATTTGATCCGCCCCTAGATAATCATGACAACTTACAGTCATTTGAGCACAAAAATGACGATGAGATGGGATCAGTGGATGAATTTGAAGATGATACGGGGGAGATGATTAAAAGTGGGTTGTCTACTGATAATATTGCAGATACATATTTTCCTGAGGACGATGAGTACGGCTATAACGATCATGATTATTAA
- the LOC106753955 gene encoding transcription factor IIIB 90 kDa subunit isoform X2 yields MVYCSHCAKNVAGERMDDGFLCCVICGKVLEDYFFTEEPTFVKNTAGQSKLSGNYVRTVQSEFSESRQRTLDRAHEEIKFLSSGLGVQDEHMADQALAFYKLALGENFTRGRKSELVQAACLYIAFRDNNKPYLLIDFSNYLRIDVYALGSVFLQLCEVLKLGEHPIVQRPIDPSLFIHRYTKNLIKRGSKAVSDTALSLVASMKRDWMQTGRKPSGLCGAALYISAFAHGIKCSKPDIDRSSRQVIGTGFLQQFLNNCQVTQLKCQLPCLLRLRQLSLPIQLPFEKLRIVHVCEQTLTKRLVEFENTKCSSLTVEELDTLAKEQEKNPTAMPEGELKGVSKDLLCEHKDSGASHFALGLCEECYKDLDMLSGGLGGGSDPPAFQRAEREREKRALLKESVDEACDLANASNDQFKSHREDLPVPEGANVAHESVKDGECDDSFREDESETLSDIDDEEVDLYIHDEKGRQIKKILWEEANREYLEEQAAKEAIAEANKKVFEANFENCSEDLLAARELAASASEAVAKSRKEMKQRRANEAKSMGPAQSAAEAFGQMSNKKRQLQSLKSKVNFDRLGELFNELEKTDDPKKEKKARFDPPLDNHDNLQSFEHKNDDEMGSVDEFEDDTGEMIKSGLSTDNIADTYFPEDDEYGYNDHDY; encoded by the exons ATGGTGTACTGCAGTCACTGTGCCAAAAATGTAGCTGGGGAGAGAATGGATGACGGTTTCTT ATGTTGCGTAATCTGTGGGAAGGTGTTGGAAGATTACTTTTTTACTGAGGAGCCTACATTTGTCAAGAATACGGCAGGGCAG AGTAAATTATCAGGTAATTATGTAAGAACAGTTCAAAGCGAGTTCTCCGAGTCACGACAAAGGACTTTAGATAGAG CTCATGAAGAGATTAAATTTCTAAGTTCTGGCCTTGGAGTTCAGGATGAACATATGGCCGACCAAGCACTTGCCTTTTATAAA CTGGCGCTTGGGGAAAACTTCACTCGTGGACGTAAATCAGAGCTAGTACAGGCTGCTTGTCTCTATATTGCATTTCG GGACAACAACAAGCCGTACCTTCttattgatttttcaaattatttaagaatagATGT TTATGCTCTAGGATCAGTTTTCTTGCAGCTTTGTGAAGTGCTGAAGCTTGGAGAGCACCCAATTGTTCAAAGGCCTATTGATCCTAGTCTTTTTATTCATAGATATACTAAAA ATTTGATTAAGCGAGGGAGTAAGGCGGTCTCTGATACTGCTCTGAGCCTTGTTGCAAGTATGAAACGAGACTGGATGCAG ACAGGGAGGAAACCTAGTGGTTTATGTGGTGCGGCATTATACATTTCTGCTTTTGCACATGGAATTAAATGCTCCAAACCCGATATT GACCGGAGTTCGAGACAGGTGATTGGCACcggat TTCTCCAGCAGTTTCTCAACAACTGCCAAGTGACTCAATTGAAGTGCCAACTACCTTGTCTCCTCCGACTCCGACAACTGAGTCTACCCATCCAATTGCCCTTCGAAAAG CTTAGAATCGTCCATGTATGTGAACAAACATTGACCAAACGATTGGTTGAATTTGAGAATACGAAATGTTCTAGCTTGACA GTTGAGGAGTTGGATACATTGGCAAAGGAGCAAGAAAAAAATCCAACAGCAATGCCAGAAGGTGAATTGAAAGGGGTTTCGAAAGATCTACTATGTGAGCACAAGGACAGCGGGGCTTCCCATTTTGCACTTGGATTGTGTGAAGAATGCTATAAGGAC TTAGATATGCTCTCTGGTGGACTTGGTGGTGGTTCGGATCCTCCTGCATTCCAACGTGCTGAGagggaaagagagaaaagggcACTTCTCAAAGAGAGTGTTGATGAAGCATGTGAT TTGGCGAATGCATCAAATGATCAGTTTAAGAGCCATAGAGAAGATTTGCCTGTGCCAGAAG GGGCCAATGTTGCGCATGAGTCCGTTAAAGATGGTGAATGTGATGATTCATTTAGAGAAGATGAATCTGAAACTTTATCTGATattgatgatgaagaagttgaTTTATACATTCATGATGAGAAGGGGAGGCAGATCAAGAAGATACTATGGGAAGAAGCAAATCGGGAGTATCTTGAG GAGCAGGCAGCCAAGGAAGCAATTGCAGAAGCTAACAAGAAAGTTTTTGaggcaaattttgaaaactgtTCAGAGGATTTACTTGCAGCAAGAGAGCTCGCTGCATCTGCTTCTGAAGCTGTGGCAAAATCCAGAAAG GAAATGAAACAGAGACGAGCCAATGAGGCAAAAAGTATGGGGCCAGCTCAATCTGCTGCAGAGGCCTTCGGCCAAATGTCTAATAAAAAAAGG CAATTGCAGAGTCTGAAATCTAAAGTCAATTTTGATCGCCTGGGTGAATTATTTAATGAACTG GAAAAAACGGATGATcccaagaaagaaaagaaagcacgATTTGATCCGCCCCTAGATAATCATGACAACTTACAGTCATTTGAGCACAAAAATGACGATGAGATGGGATCAGTGGATGAATTTGAAGATGATACGGGGGAGATGATTAAAAGTGGGTTGTCTACTGATAATATTGCAGATACATATTTTCCTGAGGACGATGAGTACGGCTATAACGATCATGATTATTAA